The window ACGTGCGGGTGCTTAGCAACATCGCCTTCTTCCGCGGCAACACCCGCCGATACGAGACGCCGCTGGTTGAGGTGAAGCGCCTCGCCGCCGCGGACCGAAACGCCGCCGTTCTGCAGCTCGCGGTTCCCGCCGACTCGCTCAAGCCCGGCCTCTACACTTGCCAGGTAAACGTGATTGACGACGTGGCGGGGACATTCACCTTCCCGCGCCTTGCCCTTCTCGTGCGCCAGTAAGCCGGTCCCTTTGCCGTTGCAGGAGCGGAGGAACTCGTTCGCCCCTGCCTCTTCGGGCAAATGGCAGACGGTAGTGCCCTTCTCGTTACTCCGAGCGTGGCGAAGGACCGGAACCCGCGGAAGACCCCTGGACTCAAGACCACGTGGCCGCTTGCGCTTGCGTTTCGGCCGATCTATATTGATCGCTGAGTGGAGCGGAAGCGCAGGAAATCAGGGAGGGCTAAGGGAAGGTTCACTAGCGGAAGCAAGAGTGTTCTCGTTGTTTTGTTCGTACCGAGCGTGGAGAGAGACGGCAGGACGCCCATCGACCAAGAGCACTGGGTTGGTGCGGCGCTCGAGATGTTTGGGACAGTCTTTGGAGGGGCTACGGCCTACCCGAAGGCGAGGGGTATTTGGCGGGATGACGAGAGGGGCGGAGCTCTGGTGAGGGACGAGCCGGTGGTCATCCACTGTTATACGACTCGGGGCAACATCGAGGACCCAAAGAGCCTTGCCGAGTTCGGTCGCTTCTGCAGGCATCTGGGACGCGCGACCAACCAAGGCGAGGTTGGGCTGGTCGTCGGCGATGAGTATTTAGCCATCAGTGACTTCGCGACGGAGTTAGAACCATGAAGACAACCCTCGACATGGAGAAGATCGCGAAGGGGCTCGGTGCACAGCCCCGCGCAAAGGTTTCGGCCAAAGGCGGATACTTTGGCGCGATGCAGCTCCTGGCCGACATTGCGGCACGGTTCCGGGTACCCTCGGGCGGAGGCCGGGCTACCGATCCGCGATGGACCGAGCGGCGCTTGGTGCCGCTGGCGCCGCGCACCCTCGAACGCTTGGAAGAGCTGACCGCCAGGATTCGCAAGCACGGGAGCGCAAACCTGGAACCGATGCAGCTTGCGGGCCTATTGCTCGAAAAGACGACAGAACGCGTTAGCGAAGAAGAGGCTGAAGAATTGCTGAGGCCGAATCGAGTGAATCGTTGAACTGAGGCTCCCTTTGCAGTGGCCCCGCCCGGGCGCTCGGTTCCCCGCCTCGTCCGAGACTGCCTTCTTCCTATGGGTGATGTCGCTCCCACGTAGCGATGTACAGGCGGGTTGAGGGGCGGTCGAGCAACCGAATCGCCTGACCTGCGGGGGCAGGGGCTCGAAACCGCCCGCTCGCAGGTGATCGCGGGCGTTATGGGGACGTGGCGAGGAAAGGGGCGATGCGTCGATCCGGGACCCTGACTCCATTCGCTGCGGCTGTGCTGCTCTGGGGGTGCCCCTATGAGGCCAGCATTGAGCCGGCCGGAGCACCGGCCCGGTTGCGTGGCAGCCTGGTCGGAAACTGGTCCAGCAGTGCCGACAGCGCGGGACACTACGCACTCCTGCAATTCGGCTGGGATCAGTGCGAAGGAAACGGTCGGGAAGGGGGAGGGGCTTCCCTGAGGGCGATGCGGTTGGCAACCCCCCCCACCCGGGGGACGGACAAAGAGGCTACTGGGTCCGGAAGGCGAAGAGCCGGTTGTCGGCCCCGACCAGGATCCGCCCCTTGACCGCGATGGGAGTCGAGAAACGCCGCACGTGACTCAGGAGATCGCCGGGGCCGCCGCCCGCGAATAGGAGCTGTCCTGTCTCCGCATCCCAACCGTAGAGGCGCTCGGTCCCCTCCGCCCCGGCCGCCCAGACCACCATCTCGGAATGCCCATCGGTGGTGGTGACGATCGGTGATCCCTCCCCTCCGCTGGCCGTGCACCAGGCGACGATAAGGGAAGGGGGGGCGGCAGGAGCGAGCTTCAGGGCCACGAGGTCCCCGACTTGGCCGGTTGGACAGCCCAGGCCCAGAGCGCCTCCATGTCCGTGGAAGGTGACAAAGGTCCCGTTGGCCGTGGTGTAGGCGGTGGCGGCGTTGATGATTTCTCCCTCCGACACCTGCTGGCTGAACAAGCCTTCCCCCCCCCGGCCGTTGCCTGTCCCAAAGCCGCCCAGGTTCGACCGGTCCAGGAGGTAGGCAACGCCCAACTTGCTTAGCGCGACCACGAGCGCAGAGGGGGTGGCCCCCGGAAGATCGACCAAGAGGGGTCCCGAGCCCCCCATGTCGAGGTCGCCGAAGTCGAGCCGCTGCCAGTTGGAGGGGGCGAAGAAGTCGACGGTCTTTCCCGAAAACTGGGGGCCCGCCTGGAAGCGCAGGATGGCCTCCCCCCCTCCCCAGTTCTGGGCGAGGAAGGTATTCCCCGTGGCGGCAAAGACAGCGGAGCCGTCGCTGGCCAGCCCCCCCGGCGCCCAGATCCCTCCTCCCCTCGCGCCCGTGGCCCAGCCCTGGGCCCCCGCCGGGTTCGCGAGGGGCACGCCTATGACCCAGCCATGATAGTCGCCGCAATCGCCGGCATGCCCGCCGTAGGGAACGTAGAGCGTGCTCCCCACCACGATGAGGGCGCCCCGCTGATTCTGGAGCACGGGAGCGAACCCCAGGTTATTGAACTGCACGGTCGAGGGATCGAAGGGCCAACCGGAGCGCTCGGACCCGTCGTCGATGGAGAGGGCGTGGATCAGGTGTTGGAGGATGGTGCTCCGATTGCCGGTGACCGCATCCAGGAAGAGGGTGCGGCTGGGGAGGTCAATGTAGGGCGTGCCCGTGATGCCCAGCGGGAAGATGTCGCCGCACCCGGCTCCCGTAGCCCCCGCGGGCGTACCCATGGACTTGGTCCAAACCGTGTTCCCCGTCTGCTCGTCGAGGGCGTAGACGTCGTCGCCTTCGGTGACGACATAGAAGGCGCCCTTGCCATTCGGCCCGTTCTCCACATAGAGGGGCTGCGCGTAGACGTTCCCCACGAAGCTTCCATTGAATGAGGTGTCCATCTGCAGGGTCGCGGCCTTGGTGCGGGTCAGCGTGGGCTGCAGGTAGACCCCGTCCCGACGGGCACTGTGGTGGTGCTGAAGCACGTCGTTGTTGGTCGGGGAGGGCGTCGGGGAGGGGATCGGGGCGGGGGCCGGGCTCGAGCTCCCGCACCCTGGACCCAAGGCCAAAAGGATCAAGATCGGCGCGCCGCCGGCCGCTCGTGACATGGGGAATGGCCTCCCCCTCGAACTGTCTCACGACCGGGGCGAGTGGACAAGGGCAGGGCCCTAGACCGTCCCTAGGTTTGGAGGGTCTCTAAATCCGGGATCAATTGGGCGTGAACTCACTCCAGATTTAGGGATGTAGTCCCAGATTTGACTGCCAGCCGAATGGCCCCCTAAATATGGGAAAGGCCACTAGAATCAGCGGGCCTCAGTCCCAGACTCAAGGGATGCGCGACACCAGGGCTGGACGGCTGGAAGGAGATGGGATGAAGCTCCTCCGACAACTCGATCGGGTCGCGGCGGCGTTGCTTGGCGCGCCGCTTCTGCTCTTCGGCGTCGCGAAGGTCGGCGCGGTCGAGGCAGGCAAGCCATCAAAAACCTCGGTGTTGGTGATGGCGGCCCGCGCCATCGGAGCCCGCGACCCAGATCCCACCGTCCGGAATCCGGATTGGCTGGCGGAACATCTTCTGGGCCCCGAGGAGCGGGCCCTGATCCCTGACAACTACGCCCTCCTGGCCCTGGATCAGGACTATCGCGAAGCCATGAAGGATCCCCGGACGCGAGGACTCGTACTGACCATGACCGTGCGCACGAAGTTCAACGACGAGCACCTTCTACAGGCGGTCGGGGAGGGTGCTCTCCAGGTCGTGAACCTGGGCGCAGGATTCGACAGCCGGGCCTACCGGTTCCGGCAGGCCCTCCGCAACGTGAAAGTATTCGAGGTGGACTACGGTCCCACCCAAGAGTACAAGCGCCACCGCGTGCAGGAAGTGTTGGGGCCCCCCCCGCCCAACGTGCGCTACGTGCCCATCGACTTCACGCGCGAACAACTGGCGGACGTGCTCGGGCGGGCGGGGTATCGCACCGACCTCCGCACGTTCTTTCTCTGGGAAGGCGTTACGCAGTACATCCCCGAGGAAGCCGTCCTGGAGACTCTGCGCTTCGTCGCGGGTAACTCCGCTTCGGGCAGCGCGGTGGTCTTTGACTACTCGACGCGCAGCCGGCTCGAGGAGCTACCCAAGGTCTCCGAGGCGGAGCGCACTCTCCAGGCAATGGTGAGAGCCTGGGGCGAGCCCTGGATCTTTGGGATCCCGGAGGGTACAACGGCCTCGTTCGTGAAGAACGCGGGCCTCGACCTCGTCGAGAACCTCCCCGTACATGGACCGGAGTCCGTTACCCGCTACCTGACGAGAAAGGATCGCT is drawn from Vicinamibacteria bacterium and contains these coding sequences:
- a CDS encoding SAM-dependent methyltransferase — protein: MKLLRQLDRVAAALLGAPLLLFGVAKVGAVEAGKPSKTSVLVMAARAIGARDPDPTVRNPDWLAEHLLGPEERALIPDNYALLALDQDYREAMKDPRTRGLVLTMTVRTKFNDEHLLQAVGEGALQVVNLGAGFDSRAYRFRQALRNVKVFEVDYGPTQEYKRHRVQEVLGPPPPNVRYVPIDFTREQLADVLGRAGYRTDLRTFFLWEGVTQYIPEEAVLETLRFVAGNSASGSAVVFDYSTRSRLEELPKVSEAERTLQAMVRAWGEPWIFGIPEGTTASFVKNAGLDLVENLPVHGPESVTRYLTRKDRSRMGDLPWPLPSPELGEGRYTYYCARATVRVREGSQSR
- a CDS encoding VWA domain-containing protein, yielding PLKVSSVVFGTQLAPTVHADPTNPLARDGSELMPSVTHVVATTQPLYFYYEVYDPARNPGGDVRVLSNIAFFRGNTRRYETPLVEVKRLAAADRNAAVLQLAVPADSLKPGLYTCQVNVIDDVAGTFTFPRLALLVRQ